Proteins found in one Amycolatopsis aidingensis genomic segment:
- the asnB gene encoding asparagine synthase (glutamine-hydrolyzing): MCGLLGLVCASEDDAVKARDAVGAALRCQRHRGPDETDTWADAEVVYGFNRLAFIDVEHSHQPLTWGPPESPRRYTINFNGEIYNFQQLRAELAAEYGTEFTTEGDAETIVAAYHHLGRAAVARLRGMFAFLIWDAREKVVFGARDPFGIKPLFYSHGPGGVAFSSEKKSLLELSEVLGVPQQLDRTALQHYLALQYVPEPESLHSGIRRIQSGTSFTVSPGGELATERYFVPEFDTRPVAGAGEAAELHHRIADVMRDSVAKHMIADPDVTVGAFLSGGIDSTAIAALAKEQNPNLITFTTGFEREGYSEVDVAAESAAAIGVKHVVRTVSAEEMMESLPLIVWYLDDPVADPALVPLWFIAREARKHVKAVLSGEGSDELFGGYTIYREPLSLAPFEKIPGGVRRLLGKVSAKIPEGTRGKDLLRRGSLPLEERYYGNARIFRDDQLRGVLRTFTEGVGHQDVTGPWYRASAGWDPVSRMQHVDLFTWLRGDILVKADKMTMANSLELRVPFLDPEVFRVAASIPLDQKITRETTKYALRRALDGIVPAHVLNRRKLGFPVPIRLWLRDEMYDWARGIISDSRTEDLLDKQAVLRLLDEHKAGTLDHSRRLWALLVFMLWHGIFVEHRIKPEIPEPQYPVHV; this comes from the coding sequence CTGACCTGGGGCCCGCCGGAGTCGCCCCGCCGGTACACGATCAACTTCAATGGTGAGATCTACAACTTCCAGCAGCTGCGCGCGGAGCTGGCGGCGGAGTACGGCACCGAGTTCACCACCGAGGGGGACGCGGAGACCATTGTCGCTGCCTACCACCATCTCGGCCGCGCCGCGGTGGCCAGGCTGCGCGGGATGTTCGCCTTCCTGATCTGGGACGCGCGGGAGAAGGTGGTCTTCGGCGCCCGCGATCCCTTCGGCATCAAGCCGCTGTTCTACTCCCATGGCCCCGGCGGGGTGGCCTTCTCCAGCGAGAAGAAGAGCCTGCTGGAGCTGTCCGAGGTACTCGGCGTGCCGCAGCAGCTGGACCGGACCGCGTTGCAGCACTACCTGGCCCTGCAGTACGTGCCGGAGCCGGAGTCCCTGCACAGCGGGATCCGCAGGATCCAGTCCGGCACCTCGTTCACCGTCTCCCCCGGCGGTGAGCTGGCCACCGAGCGGTACTTCGTCCCGGAGTTCGACACCCGGCCGGTCGCCGGGGCCGGGGAGGCGGCCGAGTTGCATCACCGGATCGCGGACGTGATGCGGGACTCGGTGGCCAAGCACATGATCGCCGACCCGGACGTGACCGTGGGCGCGTTCCTTTCCGGCGGCATCGACTCCACGGCGATCGCCGCGCTGGCCAAGGAGCAGAACCCGAACCTGATCACCTTCACCACCGGGTTCGAGCGCGAGGGCTACTCCGAGGTGGACGTGGCCGCGGAGTCGGCGGCCGCGATCGGCGTCAAGCACGTGGTGCGCACGGTGTCCGCCGAGGAGATGATGGAGAGCCTGCCGCTGATCGTCTGGTACCTGGACGACCCGGTGGCCGACCCGGCGCTGGTCCCGCTGTGGTTCATCGCCCGCGAGGCGCGCAAGCACGTGAAGGCGGTGCTGTCCGGCGAGGGCTCGGACGAGCTGTTCGGCGGGTACACGATCTACCGCGAGCCGCTGTCGCTGGCCCCGTTCGAGAAGATTCCCGGCGGGGTGCGCAGGCTGCTGGGCAAGGTGTCCGCCAAGATCCCGGAGGGCACCAGGGGCAAGGACCTGCTGCGCCGCGGCTCGCTGCCGCTGGAGGAGCGCTACTACGGCAACGCCCGGATCTTCCGGGACGACCAGCTGCGCGGGGTGCTGCGCACCTTCACCGAGGGCGTGGGGCACCAGGACGTCACCGGGCCCTGGTACCGGGCCTCGGCGGGCTGGGACCCGGTGTCCCGGATGCAGCATGTGGACCTGTTCACCTGGCTGCGCGGGGACATCCTGGTCAAGGCGGACAAGATGACCATGGCCAACTCGCTGGAGCTGCGGGTGCCCTTCCTGGACCCGGAGGTCTTCCGGGTGGCCGCGAGCATCCCGCTGGATCAGAAGATCACCAGGGAGACCACGAAGTACGCGCTGCGGCGCGCGCTGGACGGCATCGTGCCCGCGCACGTGCTGAACCGGCGCAAGCTCGGTTTCCCGGTGCCGATCCGGCTGTGGCTGCGGGACGAGATGTACGACTGGGCCCGCGGCATCATCTCCGACTCCCGCACCGAGGACCTGCTGGACAAGCAGGCCGTGCTGCGGCTGCTGGACGAGCACAAGGCAGGCACCCTGGACCACAGCAGGCGGCTGTGGGCGCTGCTGGTGTTCATGCTGTGGCACGGCATCTTCGTGGAGCACCGGATCAAGCCGGAGATCCCGGAACCGCAGTACCCCGTGCACGTCTGA
- a CDS encoding helix-turn-helix domain-containing protein, with translation MDEATDRTLDAVGPRLKQLRQRRDITLADLATETGISTSTLSRLEAGLRLPTLEQLLPLARAYGATLDELVDAPPTGNPRVNLRPITCADGSTILPLTRRPGGIQAYKFVLPSGDDGAEPDLRTHEGYDWVYVLNGTLRLVLGEHDLLLKPGEAAEFDTRTPHWFGATSAGPVEYLSLIGRQGERAHIRAAPKAPQAP, from the coding sequence ATGGACGAGGCGACGGACCGCACCCTCGATGCCGTCGGGCCGAGACTGAAGCAGCTACGCCAACGCCGGGACATCACCCTGGCCGATCTCGCCACCGAGACGGGCATCTCCACCAGCACGCTCTCCCGGCTCGAGGCCGGCCTGCGCCTGCCGACGCTCGAGCAGCTGCTGCCGCTGGCCCGCGCCTACGGGGCGACCCTGGACGAACTCGTCGACGCACCGCCCACCGGCAACCCGCGGGTCAACCTGCGCCCGATCACCTGCGCCGACGGATCCACCATCCTGCCGCTGACCCGCAGGCCGGGAGGCATCCAGGCCTACAAGTTCGTCCTGCCGAGCGGGGACGACGGCGCCGAGCCCGACCTGCGCACCCACGAGGGGTATGACTGGGTCTACGTGCTCAACGGCACGCTGCGGCTGGTCCTCGGCGAGCACGACCTCCTGCTCAAACCGGGGGAAGCCGCCGAGTTCGACACGCGCACCCCGCACTGGTTCGGTGCCACCAGCGCAGGCCCGGTCGAGTACCTCAGCCTGATCGGAAGGCAGGGGGAACGCGCACACATCCGCGCCGCCCCGAAGGCCCCGCAAGCACCCTGA
- a CDS encoding class I SAM-dependent methyltransferase, which yields MAHAFDREYWEQHWQQGGSGGNPPNPYLARETAELVPGTALDAGCGAGAEAIWLAAHGWQVTAADISAAALARAAEQARAAGASERLRWVEADVSRWQPGRRFDLVTTHYAHPAMPQLEFYDRIAGWVAPGGTLLIVGHLHTHGSGNHPPAEASVTAAAITARLDEPAWQVATAEECHRTRTGHGGEQLPLHDVVVRATRRRETRKAAEERV from the coding sequence ATGGCGCATGCATTCGACAGGGAGTACTGGGAGCAGCACTGGCAACAGGGCGGCTCCGGCGGCAACCCACCGAACCCGTACCTGGCGCGGGAGACCGCCGAACTGGTACCGGGCACGGCACTGGACGCGGGATGCGGGGCCGGCGCCGAGGCGATCTGGCTCGCCGCGCACGGGTGGCAGGTGACCGCGGCCGACATCTCCGCCGCGGCGCTCGCCCGTGCCGCCGAGCAGGCACGGGCCGCCGGAGCATCCGAACGGCTGCGGTGGGTCGAGGCGGATGTGAGCCGCTGGCAGCCGGGCAGGCGGTTCGACCTGGTCACGACCCACTACGCCCATCCGGCGATGCCGCAGCTGGAGTTCTACGACCGGATCGCGGGATGGGTGGCGCCCGGTGGCACCCTGCTGATCGTCGGCCACCTGCACACCCACGGCTCCGGGAACCATCCGCCCGCGGAGGCCTCGGTCACCGCCGCGGCCATCACGGCACGTCTGGACGAGCCGGCCTGGCAGGTCGCCACCGCCGAGGAGTGCCACCGCACCCGCACCGGGCATGGGGGCGAGCAGCTCCCCCTGCACGACGTCGTCGTGCGCGCCACCCGGCGCCGCGAAACGCGCAAAGCCGCGGAGGAGAGAGTATGA
- a CDS encoding MFS transporter, translating into MGSPVPTQTGEPDPTIQDPRRRRAILVAVCIALMAVIASVTGLNVAQPQLAVEFGIAQSTVLWIINIYAISLAALLLPLGAVGDRWGRKPVLLTGLAVFGVASAAAGLAPSAEILLIARFLSGVGAAMIMPVTLAVITSTFPDAERSKAIGVWTGVAGGGGILGMYLSALLVDLASWRWLFVLPVALVLISAAMALRSVPNSRERSRHGFDTIGSLTSVVAVLGLIFVLHEGPERGWTAPGTLLSLLVGVLAAIGFVLWELRRKAPLLDVRLFRERGLASGSVSLLAVFGVQAGIFVVLFPYFQAVLGWSGLRSTLALMPMALLLMSASGLAPRVAARIGSRATMASGILLGGTGLALLATFVSVTGGYLSVLPGMLVMGLGMGLSMTPSTEAITSALPRERQGVASALNDVTREFGTALGIALLGAVLSAGYRDAIGSRLDGVSGAAAGAARAGVANALEAAEAAGPQAHSLVRAAKESFVDGWQQAMWAGCIAMTVLFGYVLLRGPRRDPDTDKLPAGTRLRGS; encoded by the coding sequence ATGGGTAGCCCCGTGCCCACCCAGACGGGCGAGCCCGACCCGACCATCCAGGACCCGCGCAGGCGTCGCGCGATCCTGGTCGCGGTCTGCATCGCACTGATGGCCGTCATCGCCTCGGTGACCGGCCTGAACGTCGCCCAGCCACAGCTCGCCGTCGAGTTCGGCATCGCGCAGAGCACCGTGCTGTGGATCATCAACATCTACGCGATCAGCCTCGCCGCCCTGCTGCTCCCGCTCGGCGCGGTCGGCGACCGGTGGGGCCGCAAGCCGGTGCTGCTGACCGGCCTCGCGGTTTTCGGGGTGGCCAGCGCGGCCGCCGGACTGGCCCCCTCGGCCGAGATCCTCCTCATCGCGCGGTTCCTCAGCGGGGTGGGCGCGGCGATGATCATGCCGGTCACCCTCGCCGTCATCACCTCGACCTTCCCCGATGCGGAACGCTCCAAGGCGATCGGTGTCTGGACCGGTGTCGCGGGCGGTGGCGGCATCCTGGGGATGTACCTTTCGGCCCTGCTGGTGGACCTGGCCAGCTGGCGGTGGCTGTTCGTGCTGCCGGTGGCGCTCGTCCTCATCTCGGCCGCCATGGCGCTGCGGTCGGTCCCGAACTCCAGGGAGCGGTCGCGGCACGGGTTCGACACCATCGGCTCGCTGACCTCCGTGGTCGCCGTGCTCGGCCTCATCTTCGTCCTGCACGAGGGCCCCGAACGGGGCTGGACCGCGCCCGGCACGCTGCTGAGCCTCCTCGTCGGAGTCCTCGCCGCCATCGGCTTCGTGCTGTGGGAGCTGCGCAGGAAGGCTCCCCTGCTCGACGTCCGGCTCTTCCGTGAACGCGGCCTGGCCAGTGGCTCGGTGTCGCTGCTGGCGGTGTTCGGGGTGCAGGCAGGCATCTTCGTCGTGCTCTTCCCCTACTTCCAGGCCGTGCTCGGCTGGTCCGGCCTGCGTTCCACCCTGGCACTGATGCCGATGGCGCTGCTGTTGATGTCCGCCTCCGGCCTGGCGCCGCGGGTAGCGGCACGCATCGGCAGCCGGGCGACGATGGCGTCCGGCATCCTCCTCGGCGGCACCGGCCTGGCCCTGCTGGCCACGTTCGTCTCCGTCACGGGCGGGTACCTTTCGGTGCTGCCCGGCATGCTGGTGATGGGACTCGGCATGGGCCTTTCGATGACCCCGTCCACCGAGGCCATCACCAGCGCGCTGCCGCGCGAGCGGCAAGGCGTCGCCTCCGCCCTGAACGACGTGACCAGGGAATTCGGCACCGCGCTCGGCATCGCACTGCTCGGCGCGGTCCTGTCGGCCGGCTACCGGGACGCCATCGGCTCCCGGCTCGACGGCGTCTCCGGCGCGGCAGCCGGGGCCGCACGGGCAGGGGTCGCCAACGCACTCGAAGCCGCCGAGGCCGCAGGACCCCAGGCGCACTCGCTGGTCCGCGCCGCCAAGGAGTCCTTCGTCGATGGCTGGCAGCAGGCCATGTGGGCGGGCTGCATCGCGATGACGGTGCTGTTCGGCTATGTCCTCCTCCGGGGTCCCCGGCGCGACCCCGATACGGACAAGTTACCTGCCGGTACGCGGTTACGTGGATCGTGA
- a CDS encoding GMC oxidoreductase — protein MDDNFLQSNKSSRVSRRGFIAGTSSIIAAAGLSGVPARARPAAAAAPIAGGAHVPVLVIGTGYGGAVTALRLAEAGVPVHMIEMGMAWDTQGPDGKIFANTTAPDYRSFWLRTRTKQPISNFLGFPLDKDVPRYTGILDAEDFGGILIYQGRGVGGGSLVNGGMAVTPRRENFGEILPSVDAGEMYSTYYPRANTGLGVTDVDPAWWEATDCYQYARVGRKHAQRSGFPFVFVPNVYDWDYMEREAAGTVPESALAGEVLYGNNHGKKSLQQTYLARARATGRVTISPLHRVTSVAPLPAGGYAVGMDQLDTTGGTVAGKTVTADRVFFAAGSAGTSKLLTRLRATGVLPALNGEVGKGWGDNGNVMCGRANHLWDPTGKLQSAMPTAGIDNWAAGGAFAEVAPLPTGIETYASFYLSITRNPHRARFSWNAEASRVDLDWQAGWKQPAIDAAKTIFDRINAKEGTIYRTDLFGAYKIWGDHLTYHPLGGVVLNKATDNHGRLHGYPGLYVMDGSLIPGNASVNPFVTITALAERNIERIIATDL, from the coding sequence ATGGATGACAACTTCCTGCAAAGCAACAAGTCCAGTCGTGTCTCCCGGCGTGGGTTCATAGCAGGAACGAGTTCTATTATTGCCGCCGCGGGCCTGTCGGGAGTCCCGGCGCGGGCGCGGCCCGCGGCGGCCGCCGCCCCGATCGCGGGTGGAGCCCATGTACCGGTTCTGGTCATCGGCACCGGATACGGCGGCGCGGTCACCGCACTGCGGCTGGCCGAGGCCGGGGTTCCGGTGCACATGATCGAGATGGGCATGGCGTGGGACACCCAGGGACCGGACGGCAAGATCTTCGCCAACACGACCGCGCCGGACTACCGCTCCTTCTGGCTGCGCACCAGGACCAAGCAGCCGATCAGCAACTTCCTCGGCTTCCCGCTGGACAAGGACGTCCCCCGCTACACGGGGATCCTGGACGCCGAGGACTTCGGCGGCATCCTGATCTACCAGGGCCGCGGCGTCGGCGGCGGCTCGCTGGTCAACGGCGGTATGGCGGTCACGCCGAGGCGGGAGAACTTCGGCGAGATCCTGCCCTCGGTGGACGCCGGGGAGATGTACTCGACCTACTACCCGCGAGCCAACACCGGGCTCGGCGTCACCGATGTGGACCCGGCCTGGTGGGAAGCCACCGACTGCTACCAGTACGCCAGGGTCGGTCGCAAACACGCCCAGCGGTCCGGGTTCCCGTTCGTCTTCGTGCCCAATGTGTACGACTGGGACTACATGGAGCGGGAGGCTGCGGGCACCGTTCCCGAGTCGGCCCTTGCCGGTGAGGTGCTCTACGGCAACAACCACGGCAAGAAGTCGCTACAGCAGACCTACCTGGCCAGGGCGAGGGCGACCGGCAGGGTCACCATCTCCCCGCTGCACCGGGTCACCTCGGTCGCCCCACTGCCCGCGGGCGGCTACGCGGTCGGCATGGACCAGCTCGACACCACCGGCGGCACGGTCGCCGGCAAGACCGTGACCGCGGACCGGGTGTTCTTCGCCGCGGGCAGCGCGGGCACCAGCAAGCTGCTCACCCGGCTGCGCGCCACCGGGGTGCTGCCCGCCCTGAACGGCGAGGTCGGCAAGGGCTGGGGCGACAACGGCAACGTGATGTGCGGCCGCGCCAACCACCTGTGGGACCCGACCGGCAAGCTGCAGTCGGCCATGCCCACGGCGGGTATCGACAACTGGGCGGCGGGCGGCGCGTTCGCCGAGGTCGCGCCGCTGCCCACCGGTATCGAGACCTACGCCTCCTTCTACCTCTCGATCACCAGGAACCCGCACCGCGCCCGGTTCAGCTGGAACGCGGAGGCGAGCAGGGTGGACCTCGACTGGCAGGCCGGATGGAAACAGCCCGCCATCGACGCCGCCAAGACGATCTTCGACCGGATCAACGCGAAGGAGGGGACGATCTACCGGACCGATCTCTTCGGCGCCTACAAGATCTGGGGCGACCACCTCACGTATCACCCGCTCGGCGGCGTGGTGCTGAACAAGGCCACCGACAATCACGGCCGCCTGCACGGCTATCCCGGGCTGTACGTGATGGACGGCTCGCTGATCCCCGGCAACGCCAGCGTGAACCCGTTCGTCACCATCACCGCGCTGGCCGAACGGAACATCGAACGGATCATCGCCACCGACCTGTGA
- a CDS encoding carboxymuconolactone decarboxylase family protein — translation MNIDIPEGKDAIAYIWGELVPEIGAAASNFSLAVYAHTTLGLREFEAARLRIAQLNGCVFCLDWRTERDGQKVEEGFADAVTQWRTTGVFDDRTRLAAEYAERYALDHHGLDEEFWARMTAHYSQAEIVELSMSIGSWLAFGRLNHVLGVDTQCVLPQP, via the coding sequence ATGAACATCGACATTCCCGAGGGCAAGGACGCCATCGCCTACATATGGGGCGAGCTGGTCCCGGAGATCGGGGCCGCGGCCTCGAACTTCTCCCTGGCCGTGTACGCGCACACCACCCTCGGGCTGCGCGAGTTCGAGGCGGCCCGGCTGCGGATCGCGCAGCTCAACGGCTGTGTGTTCTGCCTGGACTGGCGCACCGAGCGGGACGGGCAGAAGGTCGAGGAGGGGTTCGCCGATGCGGTGACCCAGTGGCGCACCACCGGCGTCTTCGACGACCGCACCCGGCTGGCCGCCGAGTACGCCGAGCGGTACGCCCTGGACCACCACGGGCTGGACGAGGAGTTCTGGGCCCGGATGACCGCGCACTACAGTCAGGCCGAGATCGTGGAGCTGAGCATGAGCATCGGTTCCTGGCTGGCCTTCGGGCGGCTCAACCACGTGCTTGGCGTCGACACCCAGTGCGTGCTGCCCCAGCCCTGA
- a CDS encoding NAD(P)H-dependent amine dehydrogenase family protein — protein MIGTVVWGTGNCGRAAIRAVEAHPALRLAAVLVHDPGKVGMDAGELGGVGRELGVLATDEVEAVLATGPRAVVYAASGDTRPEGALADICRAIRAGAVVVTPALHTLYDHRSAPAELREPVLAAIQQGGGSLFVSGVDPGWANDVLPALLSGLGTTVQAIRCQEIFDYSSYDQPDAVRNLVGMGKPMDYQAPMLAPGVPTMVWGGQLRLIARALAAELEDVRETLERRQLERSVRSAAMGEFEAGTQGAVRFEVQGIVGGEPRIVVEHVTRIHPSCAPDWPTPPNQAGAHRVIIEGLPRIEVTVEATDEGGNASAGGNATAVGRLVGAIDWLAEAEPGLYDALDVPLRPVAGKLGRSPR, from the coding sequence ATGATTGGCACGGTCGTATGGGGAACCGGGAACTGCGGGCGAGCGGCCATCCGCGCCGTCGAAGCTCATCCGGCACTGCGGCTGGCCGCCGTGCTGGTGCACGATCCGGGCAAGGTCGGCATGGACGCGGGCGAGCTCGGTGGGGTCGGTCGTGAGCTGGGCGTACTGGCCACCGATGAGGTCGAGGCTGTGCTCGCCACCGGCCCGCGGGCCGTGGTGTACGCGGCCAGCGGCGACACCCGGCCGGAGGGTGCGCTGGCGGACATCTGCCGGGCGATCCGGGCCGGTGCCGTCGTGGTCACCCCCGCGCTGCACACCCTCTACGATCACCGCAGCGCCCCGGCGGAGTTACGAGAACCGGTTCTCGCCGCGATTCAGCAGGGCGGCGGATCGCTGTTCGTATCCGGGGTCGATCCCGGCTGGGCCAATGACGTGCTGCCCGCGCTGCTCAGCGGGCTCGGCACCACCGTGCAGGCGATCCGGTGCCAGGAGATCTTCGACTACTCCAGCTACGACCAGCCCGATGCGGTCCGCAACCTGGTCGGCATGGGTAAGCCGATGGACTACCAGGCGCCGATGCTCGCGCCGGGCGTGCCCACCATGGTGTGGGGCGGGCAGCTGCGGCTGATCGCCAGGGCTCTGGCGGCCGAGCTGGAGGACGTCAGGGAGACCCTGGAGCGGCGCCAGCTGGAGCGCTCGGTGCGCAGCGCGGCGATGGGGGAGTTCGAGGCGGGCACCCAGGGCGCGGTGCGGTTCGAGGTGCAGGGGATCGTCGGCGGCGAGCCGCGCATCGTGGTCGAGCACGTCACCCGGATCCACCCTTCCTGCGCGCCGGACTGGCCGACGCCACCCAACCAGGCCGGGGCGCACCGGGTGATCATCGAGGGTCTGCCGCGCATCGAGGTCACCGTGGAGGCAACCGACGAGGGTGGCAACGCTTCCGCCGGTGGCAATGCCACCGCGGTCGGCAGGCTGGTCGGCGCCATCGACTGGCTGGCCGAAGCCGAGCCCGGCCTGTACGACGCACTCGACGTCCCGCTCCGCCCCGTGGCAGGCAAACTCGGAAGGAGCCCACGATGA
- a CDS encoding YciI family protein: MRFLMMHRLDERAPEWNPGPEFVEKISACIQDWTERGILITAEGVHPSAKGARVRKTRGGANTATDGPFTEAKEVIGGFALINAADRAEAVRYAKEYADLFEEVEVEVRQIVEEDELPS, from the coding sequence ATGCGATTTCTGATGATGCACCGGCTCGACGAGCGTGCCCCGGAGTGGAACCCCGGCCCGGAGTTCGTCGAGAAGATCAGCGCGTGCATCCAGGACTGGACCGAGCGGGGCATTCTGATCACGGCCGAGGGGGTGCACCCTTCCGCGAAGGGGGCACGGGTGCGCAAGACCCGCGGCGGGGCGAACACCGCGACCGACGGGCCGTTCACCGAGGCCAAGGAGGTCATCGGGGGTTTCGCCCTGATCAACGCGGCGGACCGGGCGGAGGCCGTCCGGTACGCCAAGGAGTACGCGGACCTGTTCGAGGAGGTCGAGGTCGAGGTGCGCCAGATCGTGGAGGAGGACGAGCTGCCGTCCTGA
- a CDS encoding HesB/IscA family protein has product MTTAEQTGSTQAEAGEATHGVNVTDAAAAKAKALLEQEGRDDMHLRIAVQPGGCAGLRYQLFFDERSLDGDLFREFNGLQVAVDRMSAPYVQGAEIDFVDTIEKQGFTIDNPNAGGSCACGDSFH; this is encoded by the coding sequence ATGACTACCGCTGAGCAGACCGGCTCGACGCAGGCGGAGGCCGGCGAGGCTACCCACGGCGTGAACGTGACCGACGCCGCGGCGGCCAAGGCGAAGGCCCTGCTGGAGCAGGAGGGCCGCGACGATATGCACCTGCGGATCGCCGTGCAGCCCGGGGGTTGTGCCGGCCTGCGCTACCAGCTCTTCTTCGATGAGCGCAGCCTCGACGGTGACCTGTTCCGTGAGTTCAACGGCCTGCAGGTGGCCGTGGACCGGATGAGCGCCCCCTACGTGCAGGGCGCCGAGATCGACTTCGTGGACACCATCGAGAAACAGGGCTTCACCATCGACAACCCGAACGCGGGCGGCTCCTGCGCCTGCGGCGACTCCTTCCACTGA
- a CDS encoding DUF3043 domain-containing protein — protein MRFLRRNTTTAADEAEGTAVETDESGESHVPRAYTPAKGRATPKRREAEGKRRGPVAPPPRTTREAMKRSREQRKKNPVSKEERRAAAKERRERMNAGDDRYLLPRDRGPVKAYVRDLVDSRRHVLGLFMPLAVGVFIALLIPYPVVQQYATLLCTVMLLGMVVEGFLNGRRVAKQVREKFPKETVKGASIGWYAFIRASQIRKLRVPKPRVRPGDAID, from the coding sequence GTGAGGTTCCTGCGCCGTAATACCACTACAGCGGCCGACGAGGCCGAGGGCACCGCCGTCGAGACGGACGAGAGCGGTGAATCTCACGTGCCACGGGCCTACACCCCGGCCAAGGGACGTGCCACGCCCAAGCGCAGGGAGGCCGAGGGCAAACGCAGGGGGCCGGTGGCCCCGCCACCGCGCACCACCCGCGAGGCGATGAAGCGCAGCCGCGAGCAGCGCAAGAAGAACCCGGTCAGCAAGGAAGAGCGCAGGGCCGCGGCCAAGGAGCGGCGGGAGCGGATGAACGCGGGCGACGACCGCTACCTGCTGCCCCGGGACCGCGGCCCGGTCAAGGCCTACGTGCGTGACCTGGTGGACTCGCGGCGGCATGTGCTCGGCCTCTTCATGCCGCTGGCGGTCGGGGTGTTCATCGCGCTGCTGATCCCCTACCCGGTGGTGCAGCAGTACGCGACCCTGCTGTGCACGGTGATGCTGCTCGGCATGGTCGTGGAGGGCTTCCTGAACGGCAGGCGGGTGGCCAAGCAGGTACGGGAGAAGTTCCCCAAGGAAACCGTCAAGGGCGCCTCGATCGGCTGGTACGCCTTCATCCGGGCCAGCCAGATCCGCAAGCTGCGGGTGCCCAAGCCGCGGGTCCGCCCCGGCGACGCGATCGACTGA
- a CDS encoding aldo/keto reductase family protein, with the protein MEFRRLGRSGLSVSEVSYGNWLTHGSQIEEEQAQACIKAALDAGITTFDTADVYANTAAESVLGRGLAGQRRESLEILTKVFGPTGPGGPNDKGLGRKHIMEAAHGSLKRLRTDYIDVYQAHRFDRTVPLEETFLAFADLVRQGKVLYVGVSEWTAEEITRGAAIARELKVPFISNQPQYNALWRVIESRVIPASEREGISQIVWSPIAQGVLTGKYRPGQPVPEGSRATDEKGGGANVVKRFLDEDVLERVQRLRPLAEQAGLSPAQLAVAWVLQNPNVASAIIGASRPEQVHENVKAVGVKLEHELLREIDTVLEGVIERDPELTQSP; encoded by the coding sequence ATGGAGTTTCGTCGTCTCGGCCGTAGCGGTCTCTCCGTCAGCGAGGTTTCCTACGGCAACTGGCTTACCCACGGATCACAGATCGAGGAGGAGCAGGCGCAGGCCTGCATCAAGGCGGCACTGGATGCCGGCATCACCACCTTCGACACCGCCGACGTCTACGCCAACACCGCCGCCGAGTCGGTGCTCGGCCGTGGCCTCGCCGGGCAGCGCAGGGAGAGCCTGGAGATCCTCACCAAGGTGTTCGGGCCGACCGGACCCGGCGGTCCGAACGACAAGGGGCTGGGCCGCAAGCACATCATGGAGGCGGCCCATGGTTCGCTGAAGCGGCTGCGGACCGACTACATCGACGTCTACCAGGCGCATCGGTTCGACCGCACGGTGCCGCTCGAGGAGACCTTCCTGGCCTTCGCCGACCTGGTGCGCCAGGGCAAGGTGCTCTACGTCGGTGTGTCGGAATGGACCGCGGAGGAGATCACCCGCGGCGCCGCCATCGCCCGCGAGCTGAAGGTTCCTTTCATCTCGAACCAGCCGCAGTACAACGCGCTGTGGCGGGTCATCGAGTCCCGGGTCATCCCGGCCTCGGAGCGGGAGGGGATCAGCCAGATCGTCTGGTCCCCGATCGCGCAGGGCGTGCTGACCGGCAAGTACCGGCCGGGGCAGCCGGTGCCGGAGGGCTCACGGGCCACCGACGAGAAGGGCGGCGGCGCCAACGTCGTCAAGCGGTTCCTCGATGAGGACGTGCTGGAGCGGGTGCAGCGGCTGCGGCCGCTGGCCGAGCAGGCCGGACTCTCGCCGGCGCAGCTGGCGGTGGCCTGGGTGCTGCAGAACCCGAACGTGGCCTCGGCGATCATCGGCGCCTCCCGCCCCGAGCAGGTGCACGAGAACGTCAAGGCGGTTGGAGTCAAGCTCGAGCACGAGCTGCTGCGGGAGATCGACACGGTGCTGGAGGGCGTCATCGAGCGTGATCCGGAGCTGACGCAGAGCCCTTGA